One Curtobacterium sp. MCLR17_007 DNA window includes the following coding sequences:
- a CDS encoding isochorismatase family cysteine hydrolase, with protein MSSALLVMDYQNSIVERLGTDDGLAAAVSAVDAARERHIPVVFVRVAFRPGAPEVAAANKMFGGMRDRMGAQAPDATEVHPAFDVSDQDIVVVKKRVSAFAGSDLEVLLRGLDVRELVLAGIATSGVVLSTLRQAADLDFGLTVLSDACSDGDPEVHRVLLGKVFPRQAEVMTAADWIASLT; from the coding sequence GTGAGCAGCGCCCTCCTCGTCATGGACTACCAGAACAGCATCGTCGAGCGCCTCGGCACCGACGACGGGCTCGCAGCGGCGGTCTCGGCGGTCGACGCAGCGCGTGAGCGGCACATCCCCGTGGTCTTCGTCCGTGTGGCGTTCCGCCCCGGTGCGCCGGAGGTCGCCGCCGCCAACAAGATGTTCGGCGGCATGCGCGACCGCATGGGTGCGCAGGCACCGGACGCGACGGAGGTCCACCCCGCGTTCGACGTGAGCGACCAGGACATCGTCGTCGTGAAGAAGCGGGTCAGTGCGTTCGCCGGGTCCGACCTCGAGGTGCTGCTGCGCGGACTCGACGTGCGCGAACTGGTGCTGGCCGGCATCGCGACGAGCGGCGTGGTGCTGTCGACCCTGCGGCAGGCGGCGGACCTGGACTTCGGCCTGACGGTGCTGTCCGACGCATGCTCCGACGGGGACCCCGAAGTGCACCGGGTGCTGCTCGGGAAGGTGTTCCCGCGGCAGGCCGAGGTCATGACGGCAGCCGACTGGATCGCGTCCCTCACCTGA
- a CDS encoding DEAD/DEAH box helicase — protein sequence MPAAPMIDAVDVIRFVGPQTFGRARDIVRQGLVEEAAVHDDGTITATVSGSSDVPYDVHIDTTVARGEFVRPVRSRCTCPIGGECKHVAAALLTINARAVAAHAGPRSEAPAPPPPPADWRHEVARLAGDTPPPGPVPSTTPLGLQFELRDAVPARMAARARATGRAVPTASRSVRLGVRPVTRSDAGNWVRGQLTWGALPYSMNRLGLGAEQHAWFLQLAALHRAGALAGLPGESDWIHLDDFPSPLLWPLLRQAPALGIAFVTGKREGGAALGSDARVLLDVARADDGLVIGASAVFDGRPVVHGAARLIGDHGLYVFRESPEFRVDLAPTPEPVPEDQRRMLTEDARIHVPAAEVDEFLADWSPRLRGALGLVSSDGSIELPERTPPELVLTVTFEPARAPRTDDVAHVQWRWHVDGRKDPVAMHGPLPDLTGVRAADDATTSSAAADDADRSGPPVGHTAGPGGGLDWFADGTVEGADVAVLANELLPALAERGVRVVVQGERLDYERLTGRPHIRVTTMPSDKHDWFDLGIFVSVNGKEIPFTPLLTALASRQRRMKLVDNSYLSLGDPAFDRLKELIEEAREQNEWEPSQSMAVTPLQAGLWSEFDQLADETDHDERWRSMAARLLDAAPPTDVVVPDTVHADLRPYQLSGYAWLSFLVEHGVGGVLADDMGLGKTLQALAMIAARRGAAPDEPPFLVVAPTSVVGNWAAEAARFVPSLRVATIETTSLKDPSLVARVAAGADVVVTSYALLRLDATAYTDLPWSALLLDEAQFVKNPQSQTHRVASELRAPVKIAITGTPLENGLTDLWALFSIVAPGLLSSWTRFGDDYVKPLASPDLRGEARSELTARLRRRIRPLMLRRTKESVASDLPPKQEQVVRVTLDPAHRQVYERTLNRERLKVLDLIDDLDHNRMIVFRSLTLLRMLALSPALVSAASPDDHDIPSAKLDLLLDELEQLAAEGRRALVFSQFTSFLRMVAAALDERGIGYDYLDGSTRGRTKVIDRFRNGTAPAFLISLKAGGFGLTLTEADTVFVLDPWWNPAAESQAVDRTHRIGQTRSVNVNRLIAEDTIEEKVLALAARKAQLFATMIDDDALFADDLSADDIRSLLD from the coding sequence GTGCCAGCCGCCCCGATGATCGACGCCGTCGACGTCATCCGCTTCGTCGGGCCGCAGACCTTCGGCCGGGCACGCGACATCGTCCGCCAGGGGTTGGTGGAAGAGGCAGCGGTCCACGACGACGGCACCATCACCGCCACGGTGTCCGGATCGTCCGACGTCCCGTACGACGTCCACATCGACACCACGGTCGCGCGCGGCGAGTTCGTCCGTCCGGTGCGCTCCCGCTGCACCTGCCCGATCGGCGGCGAGTGCAAGCACGTCGCCGCGGCACTGCTCACCATCAACGCGCGAGCCGTCGCGGCCCACGCCGGACCGCGGTCCGAGGCGCCGGCGCCGCCACCACCACCAGCGGACTGGAGGCACGAGGTCGCCCGCCTCGCCGGCGACACCCCGCCACCCGGTCCGGTCCCGAGCACCACCCCGCTCGGCCTGCAGTTCGAGCTCCGCGACGCGGTCCCCGCGCGCATGGCGGCAAGGGCGCGCGCGACCGGTCGGGCGGTCCCCACGGCGTCCCGGTCCGTGCGGCTCGGCGTCCGCCCCGTGACCCGCAGCGACGCGGGCAACTGGGTGCGCGGGCAGCTGACGTGGGGCGCGCTCCCCTACTCGATGAACCGGCTCGGCCTCGGCGCCGAACAGCACGCCTGGTTCCTGCAGCTCGCGGCCCTGCACCGCGCGGGCGCACTGGCGGGACTGCCCGGCGAGAGCGACTGGATCCACCTCGACGACTTCCCGAGCCCGCTGCTGTGGCCGCTGCTGCGACAGGCCCCGGCACTCGGCATCGCGTTCGTCACCGGCAAACGCGAGGGCGGAGCGGCACTCGGCTCCGACGCCCGGGTCCTGCTCGACGTCGCTCGTGCCGACGACGGGCTCGTGATCGGCGCGAGCGCGGTGTTCGACGGCCGTCCCGTGGTGCACGGTGCCGCGCGGCTCATCGGCGACCACGGGCTGTACGTGTTCCGCGAGTCGCCCGAGTTCCGTGTGGACCTGGCCCCGACGCCCGAGCCCGTCCCCGAGGACCAGCGCCGCATGCTGACCGAGGACGCACGCATCCACGTGCCCGCGGCCGAGGTCGACGAGTTCCTGGCCGACTGGTCCCCGCGGCTGCGCGGCGCACTCGGGCTGGTCAGCTCCGACGGCTCGATCGAGCTCCCCGAGCGGACGCCGCCCGAACTCGTACTGACGGTCACGTTCGAGCCGGCGCGGGCACCCCGCACGGACGACGTCGCCCACGTACAGTGGCGCTGGCACGTCGACGGCCGCAAGGACCCGGTGGCGATGCACGGTCCGCTCCCCGACCTGACGGGCGTGCGCGCGGCCGACGACGCGACCACGTCGTCGGCCGCGGCCGACGACGCAGACCGTTCCGGGCCTCCCGTCGGACACACGGCCGGACCCGGCGGCGGCCTCGACTGGTTCGCCGACGGCACCGTCGAGGGGGCCGACGTCGCCGTGTTGGCGAACGAGCTGCTGCCGGCGCTGGCCGAACGCGGCGTGCGGGTCGTCGTGCAGGGCGAACGGCTCGACTACGAACGGCTGACCGGACGCCCGCACATCCGGGTCACGACCATGCCGTCCGACAAGCACGACTGGTTCGACCTCGGCATCTTCGTGAGCGTGAACGGCAAGGAGATCCCCTTCACGCCGCTGCTGACCGCGCTCGCCAGTCGGCAGCGCCGGATGAAGCTCGTCGACAACTCGTACCTGTCGTTGGGCGACCCGGCGTTCGACCGGCTCAAGGAACTGATCGAGGAAGCCCGCGAGCAGAACGAGTGGGAGCCGTCGCAGTCGATGGCCGTCACCCCGCTGCAGGCCGGGCTGTGGTCCGAGTTCGACCAGCTCGCCGACGAGACCGACCACGACGAGCGGTGGCGCTCGATGGCCGCTCGGCTGCTCGACGCCGCGCCGCCCACCGACGTCGTCGTGCCGGACACCGTGCACGCGGACCTGCGGCCGTACCAGCTGTCCGGGTACGCGTGGCTGTCGTTCCTGGTCGAGCACGGGGTGGGCGGGGTCCTGGCCGACGACATGGGGCTCGGCAAGACCCTGCAGGCGCTCGCGATGATCGCCGCCCGACGCGGTGCCGCACCCGACGAACCGCCGTTCCTGGTCGTCGCGCCCACCTCGGTCGTCGGCAACTGGGCCGCCGAGGCCGCGCGCTTCGTCCCGTCCCTGCGCGTCGCGACGATCGAGACCACCTCGTTGAAGGACCCGTCCCTCGTCGCCCGGGTCGCGGCGGGGGCGGACGTGGTCGTGACCTCGTACGCGCTGCTCCGCCTCGATGCCACCGCCTACACCGACCTGCCCTGGTCGGCGCTGCTGCTCGACGAGGCGCAGTTCGTGAAGAACCCGCAGTCGCAGACCCACCGCGTGGCGTCGGAGCTCCGCGCGCCCGTCAAGATCGCGATCACCGGCACGCCGCTCGAGAACGGGCTCACCGACCTGTGGGCGCTGTTCTCGATCGTCGCGCCCGGGTTGCTGTCGTCGTGGACGCGCTTCGGCGACGACTACGTCAAGCCGCTCGCCTCGCCGGACCTCCGCGGCGAGGCCCGCTCCGAGCTGACCGCACGACTACGGCGGCGCATCCGACCGCTCATGCTGCGGCGGACGAAGGAGAGCGTCGCGTCGGACCTGCCACCCAAGCAGGAACAGGTCGTCCGCGTCACGCTCGACCCCGCGCACCGCCAGGTCTACGAGCGCACGCTCAACCGGGAGCGCCTGAAGGTCCTCGACCTGATCGACGACCTCGACCACAACCGGATGATCGTCTTCCGGTCCCTCACGCTGCTGCGCATGCTCGCGCTCTCCCCCGCGCTGGTTTCAGCGGCGTCACCGGACGACCACGACATCCCGTCCGCCAAGCTCGACCTGCTGCTCGACGAACTCGAACAGCTCGCCGCCGAAGGGCGTCGGGCGCTGGTGTTCAGCCAGTTCACGTCCTTCCTGCGCATGGTGGCCGCGGCACTCGACGAACGGGGCATCGGGTACGACTACCTCGACGGGTCGACGCGGGGCCGCACCAAGGTCATCGACCGCTTCCGGAACGGCACCGCGCCGGCGTTCCTCATCTCGCTCAAGGCCGGCGGCTTCGGACTGACCCTGACCGAGGCGGACACGGTGTTCGTCCTCGATCCGTGGTGGAACCCCGCTGCCGAGTCCCAGGCCGTGGACCGCACACACCGCATCGGACAGACCCGCTCGGTCAACGTCAACCGGCTCATCGCCGAGGACACCATCGAAGAGAAGGTGCTCGCACTCGCGGCCCGCAAGGCACAGCTGTTCGCCACGATGATCGACGACGACGCGCTGTTCGCGGACGACCTGTCGGCGGACGACATCCGGTCGCTGCTCGACTGA
- a CDS encoding aldo/keto reductase, which produces MTDYAEPSVPVTGGAMPLLGFGTWQIDDADAPAAVSAALEAGYRHIDTATGYSNQRGVGKAIADSGLARDDVFVTTKLPPDNADRVRETIEESLEQLGLDHLDLWLVHWPPNGEARPDVWEQVVQARTDGLTRAVGVSNYSLAQIDELIQATGVTPAVNQIKWSPAEFDRAVADGLRERGVVLEGYSPFKASNLEDPTLVSIAQAHEVDTAQVIVAWHVAHEFVVIPKSSNPDRIRSNAAGATVTLSDDEVTQIDALGH; this is translated from the coding sequence CTCGGGTTCGGCACCTGGCAGATCGACGACGCCGACGCTCCCGCGGCCGTGAGCGCCGCCCTCGAGGCGGGCTACCGCCACATCGACACCGCGACCGGCTACAGCAACCAGCGCGGCGTGGGGAAGGCGATCGCCGACTCCGGGCTCGCGCGCGACGACGTCTTCGTCACGACGAAGCTCCCGCCGGACAACGCCGACCGGGTGCGCGAGACGATCGAGGAGAGCCTCGAGCAGCTCGGGCTCGACCACCTCGACCTGTGGCTCGTGCACTGGCCCCCGAACGGCGAGGCGCGCCCCGACGTGTGGGAGCAGGTCGTGCAGGCGCGGACGGACGGACTCACGAGGGCCGTCGGCGTCAGCAACTACTCGCTCGCGCAGATCGACGAGCTGATCCAGGCGACCGGAGTGACCCCGGCCGTGAACCAGATCAAGTGGAGCCCGGCCGAGTTCGACCGTGCCGTCGCCGACGGTCTGCGTGAGCGTGGCGTGGTGCTCGAGGGCTACAGCCCGTTCAAGGCGAGCAACCTCGAGGACCCGACCCTGGTGTCCATCGCCCAGGCGCACGAGGTCGACACCGCCCAGGTCATCGTCGCGTGGCACGTCGCGCACGAGTTCGTCGTCATCCCGAAGTCGTCGAACCCCGACCGCATCCGGTCGAACGCCGCCGGCGCCACGGTGACCCTGTCCGACGACGAGGTCACGCAGATCGACGCGCTCGGCCACTGA
- a CDS encoding uracil-DNA glycosylase: protein MAGTLDLGPFWAALDAVPVDPDAEALYDGSVAGRLRRENLTRYLEVVGPHADTLLVAEAPGWRGMTNTGIPFTSMRELGPDFLAPSQPTAPWEASSRVVHAALAGWRGPLPVAWAIFPHHPFVGTDRLTNRTPRPAEVRSGAPVTLALLEALGATRVIAVGRKAQGALALARIDAIAVRHPAQGGAKQFTEQLAALSG, encoded by the coding sequence ATGGCAGGAACGCTCGACCTCGGTCCGTTCTGGGCGGCGCTCGACGCGGTCCCGGTCGACCCGGACGCCGAGGCGCTCTACGACGGCTCCGTCGCGGGCCGGCTGCGGCGCGAGAACCTGACGCGGTACCTCGAGGTCGTCGGCCCGCACGCAGACACGCTGCTGGTCGCCGAGGCCCCCGGCTGGCGCGGCATGACGAACACCGGCATCCCGTTCACCAGCATGCGCGAACTCGGACCCGACTTCCTGGCGCCCTCGCAGCCGACCGCCCCGTGGGAAGCATCGTCACGGGTCGTGCACGCCGCGCTCGCCGGGTGGCGCGGTCCGCTCCCCGTCGCGTGGGCGATCTTCCCGCACCACCCGTTCGTCGGGACCGACCGGCTGACGAACCGGACGCCGCGACCTGCCGAGGTCAGGTCCGGCGCGCCGGTGACCCTCGCGCTGCTCGAGGCGCTCGGGGCGACACGGGTGATCGCCGTCGGACGGAAGGCGCAGGGAGCGCTCGCCCTCGCCAGGATCGACGCGATCGCGGTGCGGCACCCGGCGCAGGGCGGGGCGAAGCAGTTCACGGAGCAGCTGGCCGCGCTGTCCGGCTGA
- a CDS encoding PIN domain-containing protein produces MITLDANVLIARWDQFDATHERAVEVLDHHEWDEFITSAVTLAEVLVRPTRRSWADQYLRRIDALGVLVVPVEDDDAAGVASLCAHHRLSIPDAVALHTAIMTSDALVTFDTKLARVARAVGFPVIDRAPADLEWEFPGAA; encoded by the coding sequence GTGATCACCCTCGACGCGAACGTGCTCATCGCGCGCTGGGACCAGTTCGACGCCACGCACGAACGCGCGGTCGAGGTGCTCGATCATCACGAGTGGGACGAGTTCATCACCTCCGCGGTGACGCTCGCAGAAGTGCTCGTCCGACCGACGCGTCGTTCCTGGGCTGACCAGTACCTGCGCCGCATCGATGCCCTCGGCGTGCTCGTCGTCCCGGTCGAGGACGACGACGCAGCGGGCGTTGCTTCGCTGTGCGCGCATCACCGGCTCAGCATCCCGGACGCCGTCGCGCTGCACACCGCGATCATGACGAGCGACGCCCTGGTGACGTTCGACACCAAGCTCGCCCGCGTCGCGCGTGCCGTCGGGTTCCCGGTCATCGATCGGGCTCCAGCGGATCTGGAGTGGGAATTCCCGGGGGCCGCTTGA
- a CDS encoding APC family permease → MATTNTERPTTEQPELRRVLGPKLLLLFIIGDILGTGVYALTGQVAAEVGGAAWLPFLIAFAVALLTAFSYLELVTKYPQTAGAALYVHKAFGIHFVTFIVTFIVMCSGITSASTASRAFAANLGVGFGLELPNGVVMLIAMGFMLAVMAVNFRGVSESVKTNVVLTLVELSGLVMVILIGFWAIAGGNADFSRVVMFETPEDKSLLLSISTATSLAFFAMVGFEDSVNMAEETKDPSRIFPKVMLTGLGITAVIYVLVSICAVAVVPIGELAGNETPLVTVVQTAAPDFPIGNLLPFISMFAVANTALINMMMASRLLYGMSKQGVLPGFLSKVSQTRRTPSTAIVFTTVISLALIGWVSLSPDSPIVVVLGGTTSLLLLSVFAVVNLSVLVLRRDKVGHKHFRAGVVIPVIGVVTCLWLVLPFSSGRAVEQYQIAGALLALGVLLWIVTWFTHGRKHTDKAPTGLVTEPTQVVHRDDEPAERS, encoded by the coding sequence ATGGCCACAACCAACACCGAGCGCCCGACCACGGAGCAGCCCGAACTGCGCCGTGTCCTCGGACCCAAGCTCCTGCTGTTGTTCATCATCGGGGACATCCTCGGCACGGGTGTCTACGCCCTGACGGGGCAGGTCGCGGCGGAGGTCGGTGGGGCGGCATGGCTCCCGTTCCTCATCGCGTTCGCGGTCGCGCTGTTGACGGCGTTCTCGTACCTGGAGCTCGTCACGAAGTACCCGCAGACCGCCGGTGCCGCGCTCTACGTCCACAAGGCGTTCGGCATCCACTTCGTCACCTTCATCGTCACGTTCATCGTGATGTGCTCGGGGATCACCTCGGCGTCGACGGCGTCGCGGGCGTTCGCGGCGAACCTCGGGGTCGGCTTCGGCCTCGAGCTTCCGAACGGCGTGGTGATGCTCATCGCGATGGGGTTCATGCTCGCCGTGATGGCGGTGAACTTCCGAGGCGTCAGCGAGAGCGTCAAGACCAACGTCGTCCTGACCCTCGTCGAGCTGAGCGGTCTGGTGATGGTGATCCTCATCGGGTTCTGGGCGATCGCGGGCGGCAACGCGGACTTCTCGCGCGTGGTCATGTTCGAGACCCCGGAGGACAAGAGCCTGCTGCTGTCGATCTCGACGGCGACCTCGCTGGCGTTCTTCGCGATGGTCGGCTTCGAGGACTCGGTGAACATGGCCGAGGAGACCAAGGACCCGTCGCGGATCTTCCCCAAGGTGATGCTCACGGGCCTCGGCATCACCGCCGTCATCTACGTGCTTGTGTCCATCTGCGCCGTCGCCGTCGTGCCGATCGGTGAGCTCGCGGGCAACGAGACGCCGCTGGTCACCGTCGTGCAGACCGCCGCGCCGGACTTCCCGATCGGCAACCTGCTGCCCTTCATCTCGATGTTCGCCGTCGCCAACACCGCGCTGATCAACATGATGATGGCGTCGCGCCTGCTGTACGGCATGAGCAAGCAGGGTGTCCTGCCCGGGTTCCTGTCGAAGGTGTCGCAGACCCGCCGCACCCCGTCCACCGCGATCGTCTTCACCACGGTGATCTCCCTGGCCTTGATCGGCTGGGTGTCGCTCAGCCCGGACTCCCCCATCGTGGTCGTGCTCGGCGGGACCACGTCGCTGTTGCTGCTGTCCGTGTTCGCCGTCGTCAACCTGTCGGTGTTGGTGCTGCGGCGCGACAAGGTCGGTCACAAGCACTTCCGAGCCGGTGTCGTGATCCCCGTGATCGGCGTCGTCACCTGCCTGTGGCTCGTGCTGCCGTTCTCGTCCGGTCGCGCGGTCGAGCAGTACCAGATCGCGGGTGCCCTGCTGGCGCTGGGCGTGCTGCTGTGGATCGTGACCTGGTTCACCCACGGCCGCAAGCACACGGACAAGGCGCCGACCGGACTGGTGACCGAACCGACGCAGGTCGTCCACCGCGACGACGAGCCGGCCGAGCGCAGCTGA
- a CDS encoding amino acid permease has product MATTPRPTLFRRKPIEEIDDDTGGEGGLKRHLGLWQLTAIGIGGIIGAGIFTLAGTVAHGVAGPAVLISFLVAGVASAAAALSYAEFAGLIPKAGSAYTYGYAVLGEIVGWFIGWDLLLEYTAIVAVVAIGISGYVGFLVGQFGIDLPAWMLGAPGTGDGHVLDVFAILLCLLTAFVLTRGIRSAARFEFVAVGIKVALVVLIVVLGVFHINSANYDPYFPFGFGGVMTGAATVFFAVFGYDAMSTAAEESVDARKHMPKAILLSLAISMVLYVLATIVLTGMQKYTDIDPASGFSSAFASVGLGGVANVIAIGAIVGIVTVLVTFMLGASRVWFSMSRDGLMPKWFAKTDPKRHVPTRVTWILGIASAVLAGVLPIGVVAELTNIGILLAFVVVCTAVIVLRYTQPDLPRQFKLPLMPIVPIVGVIASLWLVTFLQWETWVRFAVWFAIGLGVYFGYSRKHSKLAVEQQR; this is encoded by the coding sequence ATGGCAACGACGCCGCGACCGACCCTGTTCCGCCGCAAGCCGATCGAGGAGATCGACGACGACACCGGGGGCGAGGGCGGCCTGAAACGGCACCTCGGGCTGTGGCAGCTCACCGCGATCGGCATCGGCGGCATCATCGGCGCGGGCATCTTCACCCTGGCCGGCACGGTCGCCCACGGCGTCGCCGGACCCGCCGTGCTCATCTCGTTCCTGGTCGCCGGGGTCGCGAGCGCCGCCGCCGCGCTGTCGTACGCGGAGTTCGCCGGACTGATCCCGAAGGCGGGCAGTGCGTACACGTACGGCTACGCGGTCCTGGGCGAGATCGTCGGGTGGTTCATCGGCTGGGACCTGCTGCTCGAGTACACCGCGATCGTGGCCGTGGTCGCGATCGGCATCTCCGGCTACGTCGGGTTCCTGGTCGGGCAGTTCGGCATCGACCTGCCCGCCTGGATGCTCGGCGCACCCGGCACGGGCGACGGGCACGTGCTCGACGTGTTCGCGATCCTGCTCTGCCTGCTCACCGCGTTCGTGCTGACCCGCGGCATCCGGAGCGCTGCCCGGTTCGAGTTCGTCGCCGTCGGCATCAAGGTCGCCCTCGTGGTGCTGATCGTCGTGCTCGGCGTGTTCCACATCAACAGCGCCAACTACGACCCGTACTTCCCCTTCGGCTTCGGCGGCGTGATGACCGGTGCGGCGACGGTGTTCTTCGCGGTGTTCGGCTACGACGCGATGTCGACCGCGGCCGAGGAGTCCGTCGACGCGCGCAAGCACATGCCGAAGGCGATCCTGCTGTCCCTGGCGATCTCGATGGTGCTCTACGTCCTGGCGACCATCGTCCTGACGGGCATGCAGAAGTACACCGACATCGACCCGGCCTCGGGCTTCTCGTCGGCGTTCGCGTCGGTCGGGCTCGGCGGGGTGGCGAACGTCATCGCGATCGGGGCCATCGTCGGCATCGTGACCGTGCTCGTGACGTTCATGCTGGGCGCCTCGCGGGTGTGGTTCTCGATGAGCCGCGACGGCCTGATGCCGAAGTGGTTCGCGAAGACCGATCCGAAGCGCCACGTGCCGACCCGGGTGACCTGGATCCTCGGCATCGCGTCGGCGGTCCTGGCGGGCGTGTTGCCGATCGGCGTGGTCGCGGAGCTGACGAACATCGGCATCCTGCTGGCGTTCGTCGTCGTGTGCACCGCGGTCATCGTGCTGCGCTACACCCAGCCGGACCTGCCCCGGCAGTTCAAGCTCCCCCTCATGCCGATCGTGCCGATCGTCGGCGTGATCGCGTCGCTCTGGCTCGTCACGTTCCTGCAGTGGGAGACGTGGGTGCGCTTCGCGGTGTGGTTCGCCATCGGGCTCGGCGTGTACTTCGGCTACTCGCGGAAGCACAGCAAGCTGGCGGTCGAGCAGCAGCGCTAG
- a CDS encoding BLUF domain-containing protein has product MLQSLLYMSSAKEPFDDDALEALLEHARSRNTADGLTGLLVHRAGRFMQLLEGPYDAVMATYARILQDERHDDVSLLVEETLHTRRFPEWSMAYDRSEPQDVPEGFSDFLASGDSSADRSKSRELLRWFRNHPLADPTAAGGKHRR; this is encoded by the coding sequence ATGCTGCAGTCACTGCTCTACATGAGCTCCGCGAAGGAACCGTTCGACGACGACGCGCTCGAGGCCCTGCTCGAGCACGCGCGTTCCCGGAACACCGCAGACGGGTTGACCGGGCTGCTGGTGCACCGCGCCGGACGGTTCATGCAGCTGCTCGAGGGGCCGTACGACGCCGTGATGGCGACCTATGCCCGGATCCTCCAGGACGAGCGGCACGACGACGTCTCGCTGCTGGTCGAGGAGACGCTGCACACGCGGCGCTTCCCGGAGTGGTCGATGGCCTACGACCGATCGGAGCCGCAGGACGTGCCCGAGGGCTTCAGCGACTTCCTCGCCTCGGGGGACAGCAGCGCCGACCGCAGCAAGTCGCGCGAGCTGCTGCGCTGGTTCCGCAACCACCCGCTCGCGGACCCGACGGCTGCGGGCGGCAAGCACCGCCGCTAG